A genomic segment from Lutzomyia longipalpis isolate SR_M1_2022 chromosome 3, ASM2433408v1 encodes:
- the LOC129791642 gene encoding fibropellin-1-like — MRRRVIIPVFIFTFCVLAFTGLEACELDQTQYGCRIDNRQCTCAYGCRSEFRYSTRKECQDALKGRAGDICSGSPCMNGGACIQVSQMPGYKCRCEGTGFWGNRCQLPCPDEWHTNFPYECIVI, encoded by the exons ATGAGGCGTCGAGTGATTATTCcagttttcattttcacattttgtgttctgg cgTTCACCGGCCTCGAGGCGTGTGAATTGGATCAGACGCAGTACGGATGCCGAATTGATAATCGCCAGTGCACTTGCGCCTATGGATGTCGCTCGGAATTCCGCTATTCAACCCGGAAGGAGTGCCAGGATGCTCTCAAG ggtcGTGCCGGTGATATTTGCAGCGGTAGCCCCTGCATGAATGGCGGTGCCTGCATCCAAGTATCTCAAATGCCAGGCTACAAGTGTCGCTGCGAAGGCACCGGATTCTGGGGCAATCGATGTCAACTCCCCTGCCCCGACGAATGGCACACCAACTTCCCCTATGAGTGTATTGTAATCTAA
- the LOC129791565 gene encoding cold shock domain-containing protein E1 → MAKNFIDINNSLVTALGGGGGIGLQSSDLQLLSSVNGTATDHMNLLNVKIPKYAAGGAPTLPLKSPLTGPGIRGGGVKSSDTDYRNWMGGMQQQQPPTGRSIVKQNSHMSDGGMDFLHSRTSSDFSSGDVHRFGGGNSMDGQANHHFRNGDTYGQQNDFGSDFPPSRDIFAQAARNATNAAAAAAAANAFPPIGTFTLDSVSSGYGMNEAGGPPQSGSIGMFNPSGNNGPMMNGCAAPQTYGNNNGGDVNQGIRETGIIEKLLHSYGFIQCCERQARLFFHFSQFSGNIEHLKIGDPVEFEMTYDRRTGKPIASLVTKIAPEVVLSEERVTGTVTTEIKSDGSNGSGNSSETTGRISYENNGECFFLPYTKDDVEGNVTLRSGDKVSFQIATNQRGNLGACHIRLENPVHPVKYRGVVCSMKESFGFIERADVVKEIFFHFSEADGTVELRPGDDVEFIIQTRNGKEVACNITRLPPGSVIFEDVGTQIYKGQVLKPLDRANPLRHNNDPLPGRIRYRAPDHSEVEVPFGDKDQKGDFTLRHGDWVQFLLATDRRDQLQRATSISLLDETFEVSGEKREQGVVAALKEGFGFLRCVERNTRLFFHFTEVLDTLREICVGDEVEFTMIQDPNSSFANTRQSAIRIKHLPEGTVQFETLIESNVEGVVTREAPKSPIKSQERTEGGVISYGVAGSKKTIMYFLKDCDKPPRIGDHVRFNICQVKRNKELIAVNIKEILPNSANVVTIGGSGGIQSGISVVTSMQQNTIANGQVNSLSGGIAQKMSPNSSAKNNNNGNGSKGPVFYGFIAVLKENFGFIETLDHDEEVFFHFSNFYGNTNNLELGHEVEYTLSTRGTATSGGNCLPAENVKIVPKGTINQPKVHDAVYNGVVARPLRCINPDQAEYCGVINLISDAGDVVSTHEFGITSLVNKRDLLQKNDAVSFKLDTKGRAAEVIAVRQKKRANVDSIKGQFGFLDFEVEEGKKLFFHMSEVQGNSNSLHQGDTVEFSIVTNQRNGKSSACNVVKVVDNTQARPERLLSRLKINSVDESVPRLIVIRPPKGPDGTKGFALHHRNPRIAGIFVE, encoded by the exons atggcgaagaattttattgacatCAACAATTCACTTGTAACTGCCCTTGGTGGAGGTGGTGGCATTGGGCTGCAATCATCTGACTTGCAGCTGTTGTCTTCTGTTAATGGCACTGCCACGGACCACATGAATTTGCTGAATGTGAAGATACCGAAGTACGCCGCCGGTGGGGCACCAACACTCCCCCTCAAGTCACCCCTAACAGGTCCGGGAATACGCGGTGGTGGTGTAAAGAGCAGCGATACGGACTACCGTAACTGGATGGGTGGGATGCAGCAGCAACAACCACCCACTGGGAGGTCTATTGTCAAGCAAAATAGCCATATGAGTGATGGTGGAATGGATTTCCTTCATTCACGCACCTCCAGTGACTTCTCAAGCGGTGACGTTCATCGCTTTGGCGGTGGGAACAGCATGGATGGTCAGGCTAATCATCACTTTCGCAATGGGGACACGTACGGGCAGCAGAATGACTTTGGCAGTGACTTCCCACCGTCGCGCGATATCTTTGCCCAGGCAGCACGAAATGCCACAAATGCAGCCGCAGCAGCTGCTGCAGCCAATGCCTTTCCACCAATTGGCACATTCACGCTGGATAGCGTCTCATCGGGGTATGGGATGAATGAAGCCGGTGGACCACCGCAATCCGGATCGATTGGCATGTTCAATCCCAGTGGGAATAATGGACCAATGATGAATGGATGTGCTGCACCGCAGACTTATGGCAACAACAATGGTGGGGATGTGAATCAAGGAATCCGAGAGACGGGCATCATTGAGAAATTACTG CACTCTTATGGATTCATCCAGTGCTGCGAGAGACAGGCTCGCCTGTTCTTTCACTTCTCCCAGTTCAGTGGTAACATTGAGCACCTCAAAATAGGGGATCCAGTTGAATTTGAGATGACCTACGATCGTCGCACGGGGAAGCCCATTGCGAGTCTCGTGACGAAAATTGCCCCGGAAGTGGTGCTTTCGGAGGAACGTGTCACGGGCACGGTGACCACGGAGATTAAGTCCGACGGGAGCAATGGTTCGGGGAATTCGAGTGAGACAACCGGAAGGATTAGCTATGAGAACAATGGGGAATGCTTCTTTCTGCCATACACCAAAGACGACGTCGAGGGGAATGTAACGCTGCGCTCGGGGGATAAGGTTAGCTTCCAAATTGCCACGAATCAGCGGGGGAACTTGGGGGCGTGCCACATTCGCCTGGAGAACCCGGTGCATCCGGTGAAGTATCGCGGGGTTGTTTGTTCAATGAAGGAATCTTTTGGATTCATTGAACGTGCCGATGTGGTCAAGGAGATCTTCTTTCACTTCTCCGAAGCTGATGGTACCGTTGAACTACGTCCTGGGGATGATGTGGAGTTTATCATTCAAACGAGAAAT GGAAAGGAAGTTGCGTGCAATATAACGCGCCTTCCGCCGGGATCGGTGATCTTTGAGGATGTTGGTACACAAATCTACAAGGGGCAGGTGCTGAAACCCCTCGATCGTGCCAATCCGCTGCGGCACAACAATGATCCACTCCCAGGGAGGATTCGCTATCGTGCACCGGATCATTCGGAGGTGGAGGTGCCATTTGGGGATAAAGATCAAAAGGGGGACTTTACCCTACGCCATGGGGATTGGGTGCAATTCCTCCTGGCCACGGATCGTCGTGATCAACTTCAGCGTGCCACGTCCATTTCACTTTTGGATGAAACCTTCGAAGTTTCCGGCGAGAAGAGGGAACAAGGTGTTGTGGCTGCACTCAAGGAGGGTTTTGGCTTTCTACGCTGTGTAGAACGCAATACGCGACTCTTTTTCCACTTTACCGAAGTCCTGGACACC CTCCGTGAAATTTGCGTTGGAGACGAAGTGGAATTCACAATGATTCAAGATCCAAATTCAAGTTTTGCAAATACACGTCAGAGTGCAATTCGCATTAAACACCTTCCGGAGGGAACGGTACAATTTGAGACGCTAATTGAGAGCAATGTTGAAGGTGTGGTGACACGTGAGGCACCAAAGAGTCCCATTAAATCCCAAGAGCGCACAGAAGGGGGTGTCATAAGTTACGGTGTGGCAGGGAGTAAGAAGACAATTATGTACTTCCTCAAGGATTGCGATAAACCACCGAGAATTGGGGATCATGTACGTTTCAATATTTGTCAAGTGAAGAGGAATAAGGAATTAATTGCCGTGAATATTAAGGAGATTCTCCCGAATTCGGCGAATGTTGTGACAATTGGTGGCAGCGGTGGGATTCAATCGGGAATTTCAGTTGTAACATCAATGCAACAAAATACAATTGCCAATGGGCAGGTAAATTCCCTAAGTGGTGGTATTGCGCAGAAAATGAGCCCAAATAGTTCAGCAAAGAACAATAACAATGGCAATGGGAGCAAAGGTCCCGTCTTTTATGGATTTATTGCTGTTCTCAAG GAGAATTTTGGCTTCATTGAAACTCTCGACCACGATGAGGAGGTTTTCTTTCACTTCAGCAACTTCTATGGGAATACAAATAATTTGGAATTGGGCCATGAAGTTGAGTACACCCTGTCGACACGTGGTACAGCCACAAGCGGCGGTAATTGCCTACCGgctgaaaatgtaaaaattgtgCCAAAAGGTACGATAAATCAGCCAAAGGTGCACGATGCGGTCTACAATGGGGTGGTAGCACGTCCATTAAGGTGCATTAATCCCGACCAAGCGGAATATTGTGGTGTTATAAATTTGATAAGTGATGCCGGAGATGTTGTTTCCACGCATGAATTTGGCATAACAAGTTTGGTCAATAAGCGCGATTTACTGCAGAAGAATGATGCagtttcatttaaattggACACAAAGGGACGTGCGGCTGAG gTGATTGCTGTGCGACAGAAGAAACGTGCCAATGTGGACTCAATTAAGGGACAATTTGGCTTCTTGGACTTTGAAGTTGAGGAAGGAAAGAAGCTCTTCTTCCACATGTCGGAGGTTCAGGGGAATTCCAATAGTCTCCATCAGGGTGACActgtggaattttcaattgtcACCAATCAg cGCAATGGAAAATCATCGGCATGCAATGTTGTAAAAGTCGTGGATAATACGCAAGCGCGTCCGGAGAGACTTCTATCGCGCCTAAAGATCAACTCGGTGGATGAGAGTGTGCCGCGTCTTATTGTTATACGCCCACCAAAGGGCCCCGATGGCACCAAAGGATTTGCACTTCATCATCGGAATCCGCGGATTGCAG gcATTTTTGTGGAATAA
- the LOC129791622 gene encoding transcription initiation factor TFIID subunit 11: protein MESILYRHNSGSDGDEDFHDRGLLQDSVEETQVKDEPSESRPKHRRSDSFLSHSDSDPADEDFDSSDMANAIEKNLLGELNDVKLPKVSIKHEEEAGNRVEDDIILPTEVQPTADRDLEQKNRDRQKRKEMKSRKEAEEEEREKMQVLVSNFTEEQLDRYEMFRRSAFPKAAVKRLMQTITGCSVSQNVVIAMSGIAKVFAGEVVEEALDVMEAAGETGALQPKYIREAVRRLRRRGAIPSGRAHKQFFRLN from the coding sequence ATGGAGAGTATTCTGTATCGTCACAATTCAGGTTCAGATGGTGATGAAGATTTCCACGACAGAGGGCTCCTGCAGGATTCCGTGGAGGAGACACAGGTGAAAGATGAACCGAGTGAAAGTAGACCGAAGCACCGAAGATCCGATTCCTTCCTCAGTCACTCTGATAGTGATCCAGCAGATGAGGATTTTGACTCATCCGACATGGCTAATGCGATTGAGAAGAATCTCCTGGGGGAGTTGAATGATGTAAAATTGCCCAAAGTCAGCATAAAGCACGAAGAGGAGGCTGGGAATCGTGTTGAGGATGACATCATTCTCCCAACGGAAGTACAACCCACAGCCGATAGGGATTTGGAGCAGAAGAATCGTGATAGGCAAAAGAGGAAAGAGATGAAGAGCCGGAAAGAGGCGGAGGAGGAGGAGCGTGAGAAAATGCAGGTACTTGTGTCGAATTTCACGGAGGAGCAGCTGGATCGCTATGAGATGTTCCGTCGATCTGCCTTCCCAAAAGCCGCCGTGAAGCGTCTTATGCAAACCATAACGGGTTGTTCGGTGTCACAGAACGTCGTGATTGCTATGTCGGGTATTGCCAAAGTATTCGCCGGGGAGGTTGTTGAGGAAGCTCTGGATGTGATGGAGGCAGCCGGGGAAACGGGAGCTCTTCAGCCAAAGTACATTCGTGAAGCAGTTCGAAGGCTTCGTAGACGTGGGGCTATCCCCTCAGGACGAGCACATAAGCAATTCTTCCGTCTCAACTGA